One window from the genome of Hippopotamus amphibius kiboko isolate mHipAmp2 chromosome 13, mHipAmp2.hap2, whole genome shotgun sequence encodes:
- the GLYCTK gene encoding glycerate kinase isoform X1 has product MAASLQVLRRLARAPLGPFLWRGPLARLASSMALAEQARQLFESAVGAVLPGPMLQRALSLDPDSGQLKVRDRSFQLRQNLYLVGFGKAVLGMAAAAEELLGQHLVQGVISVPKGIRAAMERAGKQEMLLKPHSRVQVFEGAENNLPDRDALRAALAIQQLAEGLTADDLLLVLISGGGSALLPAPIPPVTLEEKQTLTKLLAAHGATIQELNTIRKALSQLKGGGLAQAAYPAQVVSLILSDVVGDPVEVIASGPTVASVHSVQDCLHILNRYGLRAALPRSVKTVLARADSDPHGPHTCGHVFNVIIGSNALALAEAQKRAEVLGYRAVVLSTAIQGDVKSVAQFYGLLARVAGACLTSPGAGAPVEEDAQLYELAAELQLPDLQLKEALEAVVGARGPVCLLAGGEPTVHLQGSGKGGRNQELALRVGAELGRWQLGPADVLFLSGGTDGQDGPTEAAGAWISPELTSQAAAEGLDVATFLAHNDSHAFFCRFQGGAHLLHTGLTGTNVMDAHLLFLQLR; this is encoded by the exons ATGGCTGCATCCCTTCAGGTCCTGCGTCGCTTGGCCCGAGCCCCCTTGGGCCCATTCCTCTGGCGGGGCCCATTGGCCCGGCTGGCCAGTAGCATGGCCCTGGCAGAGCAGGCGCGGCAGCTGTTTGAGAGCGCTGTGGGTGCCGTGCTGCCAGGCCCCATGCTGCAGCGGGCACTGTCCTTAGACCCTGACAGTGGGCAGCTGAAGGTGCGGGACCGGAGCTTTCAGCTGCGGCAAAACCTCTACCTGGTGGGCTTTGGCAAGGCTGTGCTGGGCATGGCAGCTGCAGCTGAGGAGCTGCTGGGCCAGCATCTTGTGCAGGGTGTGATCAGCGTTCCCAAGGGGATCCGCGCTGCCATGGAGCGGGCTGGCAAGCA GGAGATGTTGCTGAAGCCACATAGCCGTGTCCAGGTGTTTGAGGGTGCGGAGAACAACCTGCCGGACCGGGATGCCCTGCGGGCTGCTCTGGCCATCCAGCAGCTGGCTGAAGGCCTCACAGCTGATGACCTGCTGCTCGTGCTTATCTCAG GTGGGGGCTCGGCCCTGCTGCCTGCCCCCATCCCACCTGTCACACTGGAGGAGAAGCAGACACTAACCAAGCTGCTGGCAGCCCATGGAGCCACCATCCAGGAGCTGAACACCATCCGGAAGGCCCTGTCCCAGCTCAAGGGTGGGGGGCTGGCTCAGGCTGCCTACCCTGCTCAG GTGGTGAGCCTGATTCTGTCAGATGTGGTAGGGGACCCTGTGGAGGTGATTGCCAGCGGCCCCACTGTGGCCAGCGTCCACAGCGTGCAGGATTGCCTGCACATCCTCAATCGCTATGGCCTTCGTGCTGCCCTGCCACGTTCTGTGAAGACTGTGCTGGCTCGGGCGGACTCTGACCCCCACGggccacacacctgtggtcacgTCTTCAACGTGATCATTGGCTCCAATGCACTGGCTCTGGCTGAGGCTCAGAAGCGGGCCGAGGTGCTGGGATACAGGGCTGTGGTGCTGAGCACAGCCATACAGGGCGATGTGAAAAGTGTGGCCCAGTTCTATGGGCTGCTGGCCCGAGTGGCTGGAGCCTGCCTCACTTCCCCTGGGGCTGGCGCTCCTGTGGAGGAGGATGCACAACTCTATGAACTGGCGGCTGAGCTCCAGCTCCCGGACCTGCAGCTGAAGGAGGCTCTGGAGGCCGTGGTGGGCGCTCGGGGCCCGGTCTGCTTGCTGGCTGGTGGCGAGCCTACAGTGCACCTGCAGGGCTCAGGCAAAGGTGGCCGGAACCAGGAACTGGCCCTGCGTGTCGGAGCAGAGCTGGGACGGTGGCAGTTGGGGCCTGCTGATGTGCTGTTTTTGAGTGGTGGCACTGATGGGCAGGACGGGCCCACAGAAGCAGCCGGGGCCTGGATCAGCCCTGAGCTCACCAGCCAGGCTGCTGCCGAGGGTCTGGACGTGGCCACCTTCTTAGCCCACAATGACTCACATGCCTTCTTCTGCCGTTTCCAGGGTGGGGCGCACCTGCTGCACACGGGGCTGACCGGTACCAATGTCATGGATGCCCACCTCCTGTTCTTGCAGCTGCGGTGA
- the GLYCTK gene encoding glycerate kinase isoform X2, whose protein sequence is MPGGAESSGAWLHPFREMLLKPHSRVQVFEGAENNLPDRDALRAALAIQQLAEGLTADDLLLVLISGGGSALLPAPIPPVTLEEKQTLTKLLAAHGATIQELNTIRKALSQLKGGGLAQAAYPAQVVSLILSDVVGDPVEVIASGPTVASVHSVQDCLHILNRYGLRAALPRSVKTVLARADSDPHGPHTCGHVFNVIIGSNALALAEAQKRAEVLGYRAVVLSTAIQGDVKSVAQFYGLLARVAGACLTSPGAGAPVEEDAQLYELAAELQLPDLQLKEALEAVVGARGPVCLLAGGEPTVHLQGSGKGGRNQELALRVGAELGRWQLGPADVLFLSGGTDGQDGPTEAAGAWISPELTSQAAAEGLDVATFLAHNDSHAFFCRFQGGAHLLHTGLTGTNVMDAHLLFLQLR, encoded by the exons ATGCCAGGTGGTGCTGAGAGCAGTGGGGCATGGCTGCATCCCTTCAG GGAGATGTTGCTGAAGCCACATAGCCGTGTCCAGGTGTTTGAGGGTGCGGAGAACAACCTGCCGGACCGGGATGCCCTGCGGGCTGCTCTGGCCATCCAGCAGCTGGCTGAAGGCCTCACAGCTGATGACCTGCTGCTCGTGCTTATCTCAG GTGGGGGCTCGGCCCTGCTGCCTGCCCCCATCCCACCTGTCACACTGGAGGAGAAGCAGACACTAACCAAGCTGCTGGCAGCCCATGGAGCCACCATCCAGGAGCTGAACACCATCCGGAAGGCCCTGTCCCAGCTCAAGGGTGGGGGGCTGGCTCAGGCTGCCTACCCTGCTCAG GTGGTGAGCCTGATTCTGTCAGATGTGGTAGGGGACCCTGTGGAGGTGATTGCCAGCGGCCCCACTGTGGCCAGCGTCCACAGCGTGCAGGATTGCCTGCACATCCTCAATCGCTATGGCCTTCGTGCTGCCCTGCCACGTTCTGTGAAGACTGTGCTGGCTCGGGCGGACTCTGACCCCCACGggccacacacctgtggtcacgTCTTCAACGTGATCATTGGCTCCAATGCACTGGCTCTGGCTGAGGCTCAGAAGCGGGCCGAGGTGCTGGGATACAGGGCTGTGGTGCTGAGCACAGCCATACAGGGCGATGTGAAAAGTGTGGCCCAGTTCTATGGGCTGCTGGCCCGAGTGGCTGGAGCCTGCCTCACTTCCCCTGGGGCTGGCGCTCCTGTGGAGGAGGATGCACAACTCTATGAACTGGCGGCTGAGCTCCAGCTCCCGGACCTGCAGCTGAAGGAGGCTCTGGAGGCCGTGGTGGGCGCTCGGGGCCCGGTCTGCTTGCTGGCTGGTGGCGAGCCTACAGTGCACCTGCAGGGCTCAGGCAAAGGTGGCCGGAACCAGGAACTGGCCCTGCGTGTCGGAGCAGAGCTGGGACGGTGGCAGTTGGGGCCTGCTGATGTGCTGTTTTTGAGTGGTGGCACTGATGGGCAGGACGGGCCCACAGAAGCAGCCGGGGCCTGGATCAGCCCTGAGCTCACCAGCCAGGCTGCTGCCGAGGGTCTGGACGTGGCCACCTTCTTAGCCCACAATGACTCACATGCCTTCTTCTGCCGTTTCCAGGGTGGGGCGCACCTGCTGCACACGGGGCTGACCGGTACCAATGTCATGGATGCCCACCTCCTGTTCTTGCAGCTGCGGTGA